One part of the Mariniblastus fucicola genome encodes these proteins:
- a CDS encoding AAA family ATPase — protein MSYKKFPIVWWKDRQGTFYAQTVSGESVCAADDDLKKCVRQIKSAILWHSENTYVSEAEFEAPNLELLKVAIRTSETFRERRHLSSEQTWVSVPCVWGKRDDGSVVCNAPTIELKFQCDSEDKFREIAREEIQSRLNGCSQAQLASMLPENGLIVDVVNVKLGESKDTQWSFDCENLETVANPLTGRHAQKQFSAPINRDEEVASLHRRLRLQQGNLLIVGPRGVGKSTIVAAAARKFQDTRRKAAKESAAESEIDTAKAQMPSMWMCSADRIVAGMRYLGEWEQRLERVIEELAEFQGILCFERLDALCRLGGEDASASIASFLAPFIQNRELRVIVEATREELDQCRLLLPGFENLFEVFEVEPMPEEQARQLLDGLGKEYTRNHKIEFEPESAVLCQRLFKRFMPYDTFPGKCVGFWKGLFETAKRDRAAKIGQDNVVSAFIDLTGLPESLIRDKVSLPTNEIRDWFAERIIGQPDPCNRLTDVIATFKAGLNDPNRPIGIMLFCGPTGVGKTETVKALTRYMFGNATTTSEHEKQAVVRDRLVRLDMSEFAGIGAAQRLTIQSNGQPGELVKRLRQQPFSIVLLDEIEKASSDVFDVLMGVMDEGRLTDKWGRVTDFRSSIIIMTSNLGVQSRESVGFKADTDSGFEAGVRKFFRPEFFNRIDRIVSFAPLSRESVARIAELELQAMTQREGFSSRRLKLNWNNEVTSFLASQSYSKKLGARPLQRTIEQQVSTRIARILAAQPGLSDSTFALSISGGELLVDVR, from the coding sequence ATGTCGTACAAAAAATTCCCAATCGTCTGGTGGAAAGACCGTCAGGGCACGTTTTACGCTCAGACAGTCAGCGGAGAATCGGTCTGCGCTGCGGATGATGACCTGAAGAAATGCGTTCGGCAAATCAAGTCGGCGATCCTTTGGCATTCCGAGAACACGTACGTTTCCGAAGCGGAATTTGAAGCTCCGAATCTTGAGTTGCTGAAGGTTGCCATTCGCACCTCAGAGACCTTTCGCGAACGCCGACATCTTTCCAGCGAGCAAACGTGGGTTTCGGTGCCCTGTGTTTGGGGAAAGCGGGACGATGGGTCCGTGGTCTGCAACGCCCCGACGATCGAACTCAAGTTTCAATGTGACTCAGAAGATAAATTCCGGGAGATCGCTCGCGAGGAAATTCAGTCGAGACTCAACGGATGCTCGCAAGCTCAGCTTGCTTCGATGTTGCCCGAAAACGGACTTATCGTGGACGTTGTGAATGTGAAACTGGGCGAGTCAAAAGACACGCAATGGTCTTTCGATTGCGAAAATCTCGAAACAGTGGCCAATCCGCTTACCGGACGCCACGCACAAAAACAGTTCAGTGCACCGATTAATCGGGATGAGGAAGTCGCCAGCTTGCACCGCCGACTGCGTCTCCAGCAAGGTAACCTGTTGATCGTTGGGCCGCGTGGAGTTGGGAAATCGACGATCGTCGCGGCTGCTGCACGCAAGTTTCAGGACACACGACGCAAGGCAGCCAAGGAATCGGCAGCGGAATCGGAAATTGATACCGCGAAGGCCCAGATGCCTTCGATGTGGATGTGCAGTGCTGATCGAATCGTCGCTGGCATGCGATATCTTGGCGAGTGGGAGCAACGTCTGGAGCGAGTCATCGAAGAGTTGGCTGAATTCCAGGGCATTCTTTGCTTCGAGCGGCTCGACGCGCTCTGTCGGCTTGGCGGCGAAGACGCGTCGGCCAGCATCGCATCGTTTCTGGCTCCGTTTATTCAGAATCGTGAACTGCGAGTGATCGTCGAAGCGACTCGCGAAGAACTTGATCAATGTCGGTTGCTTTTGCCAGGATTCGAGAATCTGTTTGAGGTGTTTGAAGTTGAACCAATGCCCGAAGAACAGGCGCGACAGCTGCTCGATGGGCTGGGAAAAGAATACACACGCAATCACAAAATTGAATTTGAACCAGAATCCGCGGTGCTTTGTCAGCGACTGTTCAAAAGATTCATGCCCTACGATACGTTTCCTGGAAAGTGCGTTGGCTTTTGGAAGGGATTGTTCGAAACGGCCAAACGGGACCGGGCTGCGAAGATTGGTCAGGATAACGTCGTTTCTGCTTTCATCGACCTGACCGGATTGCCTGAATCATTGATTCGAGACAAAGTCAGTTTGCCGACGAACGAGATTCGCGATTGGTTTGCCGAGCGAATTATCGGCCAACCAGATCCTTGCAATCGACTGACGGATGTCATCGCCACATTCAAGGCCGGTCTGAACGATCCCAATCGGCCAATCGGTATCATGTTGTTCTGCGGACCAACAGGTGTCGGGAAAACCGAAACGGTCAAGGCGCTGACGCGATACATGTTTGGCAACGCGACGACGACCAGCGAACATGAAAAACAAGCCGTCGTCCGTGATCGACTGGTGCGTTTGGACATGAGTGAGTTCGCTGGTATCGGTGCGGCGCAGCGTTTAACCATTCAGAGCAATGGCCAGCCCGGGGAGTTGGTCAAACGACTTCGCCAGCAGCCGTTTTCAATTGTGCTGTTGGACGAAATTGAAAAAGCATCATCCGACGTGTTCGACGTGCTGATGGGCGTGATGGATGAAGGTCGTCTGACCGACAAGTGGGGGCGAGTGACAGATTTTCGCAGCAGCATCATTATTATGACTTCGAATCTTGGTGTGCAATCGAGGGAGTCAGTTGGATTCAAGGCCGACACGGACTCTGGTTTCGAAGCCGGTGTGCGAAAGTTCTTTCGGCCAGAATTTTTTAATCGAATTGATCGCATCGTTTCATTTGCTCCGCTGTCGCGAGAGTCAGTGGCCAGAATCGCAGAGCTGGAACTCCAGGCGATGACACAGCGTGAAGGTTTCAGCAGTCGACGATTGAAGCTGAATTGGAACAACGAAGTGACATCGTTTCTGGCCAGCCAGAGCTACAGCAAAAAACTTGGGGCTCGGCCGCTGCAGCGTACGATCGAACAGCAAGTCAGTACTCGCATCGCCAGAATTCTCGCTGCCCAACCTGGACTTTCCGACTCAACTTTCGCGCTTTCAATTTCAGGTGGCGAGCTTTTGGTGGACGTTCGGTGA
- a CDS encoding thioredoxin family protein gives MKTLLAIGMALAMMTTVAQAQQTQPAAEKSSSKEAMTYSKAYKKAQAGDKPLLVLVTAEWCPPCRQMKANTLPTLFQRDTFHNFHFAMMDYDKESKLADKLIGDRGLPQLIMFEKSNGKWLRRYLTGNKGLHSIAGVESFVAQAGTYRLASNGEEATKKK, from the coding sequence ATGAAAACTCTGTTGGCCATAGGAATGGCTTTGGCGATGATGACGACGGTGGCACAGGCTCAGCAAACACAGCCTGCGGCCGAAAAATCGTCTTCTAAGGAGGCGATGACGTACTCCAAGGCGTACAAAAAGGCTCAAGCTGGCGACAAGCCATTGTTGGTGCTGGTGACCGCTGAGTGGTGCCCACCATGCCGACAAATGAAGGCAAACACGTTGCCGACTCTCTTTCAGCGTGACACGTTTCACAATTTTCACTTCGCGATGATGGACTATGACAAAGAGTCCAAATTGGCTGACAAGCTGATCGGCGATCGTGGTTTGCCGCAGTTGATCATGTTCGAAAAGAGCAACGGCAAATGGCTTCGCCGCTACCTTACGGGCAACAAAGGGCTTCATTCCATTGCGGGCGTTGAGTCGTTCGTCGCACAGGCTGGTACGTATCGTCTGGCCAGCAATGGTGAAGAAGCAACGAAGAAGAAGTAA
- a CDS encoding TIGR04283 family arsenosugar biosynthesis glycosyltransferase — MSATVSVIIPVLNEEAIIETTVVRAGAIADEVIVVDGGSTDRTLELLRPLDCTTISGPRGRGQQIYAGSKIAKGAILLFLHADTWLPVQAKSQILDCWDATSSSEKPYFCGCFEQRIEDARLIYRWLEKGNLWRARYQRLPYGDQGVFVSRELYDAVEGMPQIPLMEDFEFARLISKRGKMKILPGPIHVSARRWEKVGPIRQTIRNWTLALRYRLGAKPESLLSKY; from the coding sequence TTGTCAGCCACTGTTTCGGTCATCATTCCGGTCCTCAATGAAGAGGCGATTATCGAAACGACGGTCGTCCGGGCCGGAGCAATTGCTGACGAAGTCATCGTCGTTGATGGCGGCAGCACGGACCGAACACTTGAACTTCTTCGTCCGCTCGATTGCACCACCATTTCAGGACCTCGAGGGCGCGGTCAACAGATCTACGCCGGATCGAAAATAGCCAAAGGCGCGATCCTGCTCTTTCTGCATGCCGATACATGGTTGCCAGTTCAAGCCAAAAGCCAAATCCTTGACTGTTGGGACGCAACCTCGTCGTCCGAAAAGCCATACTTTTGTGGCTGCTTCGAGCAGCGAATCGAAGACGCGAGATTGATCTACCGCTGGCTGGAGAAAGGAAACCTCTGGCGCGCCAGGTATCAACGACTTCCCTACGGTGATCAGGGAGTCTTCGTCAGTCGCGAACTTTACGATGCCGTTGAAGGCATGCCCCAGATTCCTCTGATGGAGGACTTTGAGTTTGCGCGGCTGATTTCGAAACGCGGCAAGATGAAAATCTTGCCAGGGCCAATTCATGTCAGCGCCCGTCGCTGGGAAAAAGTTGGGCCGATTCGCCAGACGATTCGAAACTGGACATTGGCCCTGCGGTATCGCCTGGGAGCAAAACCGGAAAGCCTTCTGTCGAAATATTGA
- a CDS encoding succinate dehydrogenase/fumarate reductase iron-sulfur subunit translates to MKIKLHVWRQLNPESKGAMETYSLDGVNPDMSFLEMMDMLNEQLIEEGKEGVAFDHDCREGVCGACSMVINGEAHGPKRETTTCQLYMRHFSDGAEIYVEPFRSGAFPIIRDLMVDRSAFDRIIQSGGFISNHSGPKPEPNSIPIDPGVAETALDAASCIGCGACVAACPNGSAMLFTAAKVSHLGMLPQGQTERYDRVQDMTTQMEEEGFGSCRNYAECEAQCPKGISIAFIGRMNSDFLKASLVEPVDRRGKMKAQ, encoded by the coding sequence ATGAAAATTAAACTACACGTTTGGCGCCAACTTAATCCTGAATCCAAGGGCGCGATGGAGACTTATTCGCTCGACGGAGTCAATCCGGACATGTCGTTCCTGGAAATGATGGACATGCTCAACGAGCAGTTGATCGAAGAGGGCAAGGAAGGCGTTGCGTTCGATCACGATTGCCGCGAAGGAGTCTGTGGCGCCTGTTCGATGGTGATCAACGGAGAGGCCCACGGCCCGAAACGCGAAACAACAACTTGCCAGCTCTACATGCGTCACTTCAGCGACGGTGCAGAGATTTACGTCGAGCCATTTCGCAGCGGTGCTTTCCCGATCATTCGCGACTTGATGGTCGATCGTAGTGCTTTTGATCGAATCATCCAGTCCGGCGGCTTCATCAGTAACCACTCCGGGCCCAAGCCCGAGCCGAACTCGATTCCGATCGATCCGGGCGTTGCTGAAACGGCACTCGATGCGGCCAGCTGCATTGGTTGCGGCGCTTGTGTTGCGGCGTGCCCGAATGGTTCGGCGATGCTTTTCACCGCGGCAAAGGTTTCGCATCTGGGAATGTTGCCACAAGGTCAGACCGAGCGTTACGATCGCGTGCAGGACATGACCACGCAAATGGAAGAAGAGGGCTTTGGCTCATGCCGCAACTATGCGGAATGTGAGGCTCAGTGCCCGAAAGGAATCAGCATCGCGTTCATCGGTCGCATGAACAGCGATTTCCTGAAAGCGTCGCTTGTCGAGCCTGTCGATCGACGCGGCAAGATGAAAGCTCAGTAG
- a CDS encoding fumarate reductase/succinate dehydrogenase flavoprotein subunit, with the protein MLTLDAKLPQGPIEDAWTNHKDQLRLVGPKNRSKYKVLVIGSGLSGASAAASIGAMGYQVECFCFQDSPRRAHSIAAQGGINASKNYRNDGDSTWRLFVDTQKGGDFRAREENVYRLAELSTAIIDQAVSQGVPFAREYGGKLANRSFGGVLVERTFYCRGETGQQLLLGAYQALEEQIAAKTVNMQTRTEVLDYVIIDGKVRGVISRDLVTGEIKRHVADAVVLATGGYGNVYYLSTNAKNCNVSALMRAYRRGAGFANPCFTQIHPTSIPASGDYQSKLTLMSESLRNDGRIWVPRNKDEKRKPSDIPEADRYYYLEERYPRYGNLVPRDVAARNAKDVCDQGLGVGPTGYGVYLDFAAAIEQKGVDAVKSKYANLFEMYERITDDDPTKTPMRIFPAVHYTMGGLWVDYNLMTTIPGMFAVGEANFADHGANRLGASSLMQCLADGYFIIPVTIGNYLSGLEKDNLTTDDEHFAKVEAEVRDHANKMLSIKGKRSTNSIHRELGKIMWEHCGIQRTEASLKEGLKKIPELREEFWNNASILGVNESMNQSMEHAGRVADFLDFGELMCRDALLRDESCGCHLREEHQTPEGEAKRNDEDFAYTAVFEYKGEGEEPELNKEPLNFEALPLMTRNYKS; encoded by the coding sequence ATGCTCACGCTTGATGCAAAACTTCCCCAAGGCCCGATCGAAGACGCCTGGACCAACCACAAGGACCAGCTACGTTTGGTCGGCCCGAAGAATCGCTCGAAGTACAAAGTGCTCGTCATCGGCTCGGGGCTTTCCGGCGCCTCGGCGGCTGCCTCGATCGGAGCGATGGGCTATCAAGTCGAATGCTTTTGCTTTCAGGATTCGCCACGCCGTGCCCACAGCATCGCGGCTCAAGGTGGCATCAACGCTTCGAAGAATTACCGCAACGATGGCGATTCGACTTGGCGACTGTTTGTCGACACACAAAAGGGCGGTGACTTTCGTGCCCGGGAAGAAAACGTCTATCGCCTTGCGGAACTGAGTACGGCGATCATCGACCAGGCGGTTTCGCAGGGAGTTCCATTTGCTCGTGAATACGGCGGAAAGCTTGCCAATCGATCGTTCGGTGGCGTGCTTGTTGAGCGGACTTTTTACTGCCGCGGCGAAACGGGTCAGCAATTGCTGCTCGGTGCATATCAGGCCCTCGAGGAGCAGATCGCGGCCAAAACCGTGAACATGCAAACTCGTACCGAAGTTCTCGACTATGTGATCATCGACGGTAAGGTCCGTGGTGTGATTTCGCGTGACTTGGTGACAGGCGAAATTAAACGGCACGTCGCGGACGCAGTTGTTCTGGCAACTGGAGGATACGGAAACGTATATTATCTGTCGACTAACGCGAAAAACTGCAATGTTTCGGCATTAATGCGAGCCTACCGCCGCGGAGCGGGTTTCGCGAATCCGTGCTTCACGCAAATTCATCCGACTTCGATTCCGGCGTCGGGCGACTATCAGTCAAAGCTGACTTTGATGAGCGAGTCGTTGCGGAACGATGGTCGAATTTGGGTGCCGCGAAACAAAGACGAGAAGCGCAAACCGTCGGATATTCCGGAAGCGGATCGCTACTACTATCTGGAAGAGCGCTATCCGCGTTACGGAAACCTTGTGCCTCGCGATGTGGCAGCCCGCAACGCGAAAGACGTTTGTGATCAGGGTCTGGGCGTGGGTCCAACGGGCTACGGAGTCTACCTGGACTTCGCGGCAGCGATTGAGCAAAAAGGCGTCGACGCGGTCAAGTCAAAGTACGCGAACCTGTTCGAAATGTACGAACGGATCACGGACGACGATCCGACAAAAACACCGATGCGGATTTTCCCCGCCGTTCACTACACGATGGGCGGGCTGTGGGTGGACTATAACCTGATGACGACGATCCCGGGAATGTTCGCTGTCGGAGAAGCCAATTTCGCGGACCACGGCGCCAACCGCTTGGGTGCGAGTTCGTTAATGCAGTGCCTGGCAGACGGTTACTTCATTATCCCGGTCACGATCGGCAACTACCTGAGCGGCCTGGAGAAAGACAACCTGACGACCGACGACGAGCATTTCGCGAAGGTTGAAGCTGAAGTCCGCGATCACGCCAACAAGATGCTTTCGATCAAAGGCAAGCGTTCCACGAATTCGATTCATCGCGAATTGGGAAAAATCATGTGGGAGCACTGCGGCATCCAACGTACCGAGGCGTCGCTGAAAGAGGGACTGAAGAAGATCCCGGAGCTTCGCGAAGAATTCTGGAACAACGCCAGCATTCTGGGGGTCAACGAATCGATGAACCAGTCGATGGAACATGCCGGACGCGTCGCCGACTTTCTGGACTTTGGCGAGTTGATGTGCCGCGATGCGTTGCTGCGTGACGAATCTTGCGGCTGTCACCTTCGAGAGGAACATCAGACGCCGGAAGGCGAGGCCAAGCGAAACGACGAAGATTTTGCTTACACGGCCGTGTTTGAATACAAGGGTGAAGGCGAAGAGCCGGAACTGAACAAGGAACCGCTGAATTTCGAAGCCTTGCCATTGATGACGAGGAACTACAAGTCATGA
- a CDS encoding succinate dehydrogenase cytochrome b subunit has translation MKRLKLLFASSIGKKFIAAITGLIMFGFLVGHAGGHMKIFTGMNADGVPHIDEYGQFLKDFGAPALPPMLALWGARLFLLGAVVLHIVTVILLSDQNKKARPVDYVVKKRAAASPAALYMMVTGTLILAFIVLHILHFTTGSLPLLGAHEHGYVYENMMNSFSIWWVSLAYIVMMVVIGFHLYHGVWSLFQTLGWDNPDRNRFLRAFAIIFAIGVSATFILIPVSFMSGQMPEAVEYSHELLTKH, from the coding sequence ATGAAACGACTGAAACTCCTCTTCGCCAGCTCGATCGGGAAGAAATTTATCGCCGCGATCACCGGCCTGATCATGTTCGGATTCCTCGTCGGTCACGCTGGCGGCCACATGAAAATCTTCACCGGAATGAACGCCGATGGCGTGCCGCACATTGATGAGTACGGTCAGTTCCTGAAAGATTTCGGCGCTCCGGCACTCCCGCCAATGTTGGCGCTGTGGGGCGCAAGGCTGTTTTTGCTCGGCGCGGTGGTTCTGCACATCGTCACCGTGATTTTGCTGAGCGACCAAAACAAAAAAGCCCGCCCGGTCGACTATGTGGTGAAGAAGCGTGCTGCGGCATCGCCAGCGGCGCTTTACATGATGGTGACCGGAACGCTGATCCTCGCCTTTATTGTGCTGCACATTCTGCACTTCACGACTGGCAGTTTGCCGTTGTTGGGAGCACACGAGCACGGATACGTCTACGAGAACATGATGAACTCGTTCAGTATCTGGTGGGTGTCGCTGGCCTATATCGTGATGATGGTCGTGATCGGATTCCACCTGTACCACGGCGTGTGGAGCCTGTTTCAAACGCTGGGTTGGGACAATCCGGATCGCAACCGGTTCTTGCGAGCGTTCGCAATCATTTTTGCGATCGGCGTATCAGCCACGTTCATCCTGATTCCAGTCTCGTTCATGTCCGGGCAAATGCCGGAGGCTGTCGAGTACTCGCACGAACTGCTTACGAAACACTAA
- the speA gene encoding biosynthetic arginine decarboxylase has translation MINQASESRSQSTESLSAKSRSESASSWTLERSRQLYGVKRWGLDYFGVGADGFVSVTVPTSSGQKTVSMQDVIAGLADRELSMPVMLRIENLISDRVVKLNEGFRDAISTSGYNGVYKSVFPIKVNQQKHVVDSIAAAGDPFQHGFEAGSKPELMVALATTPSPESLIVCNGYKDEEFLDLGLQARRLGYQIFFVIESLAELALIIRKAKKWNVEPLVGCRIKLSTKVDGHWADDSGDRSLFGLTARETIAAVDMLKQADMLKCLQMLHFHLGSQLTNIRNVRDGVREACRYYIGLVDVGAPMGYLDLGGGLAVDYDGTFSTQPYSRNYDLNEYCVDVVESVMNSMDQHQIPHPVLVSESGRWTVAPTSVLLFNVLSVTDFEPMPIESEADQEFCQPIGDLFDAMENLHVRRVQENFNDANYYRDQLRELFRSGRIQLRELAFGENLYLSILNRIAFEILPQLSRVPAELTSLHDQLADIYYGNFSVFQSLPDAWAIEQIFPTMPIHRLDEEPTRTAIIADLTCDCDGKLDRFTDEVGEPSRTLKLHPLKNDQPYYLGVFLVGAYQETLGDLHNLFGDTNVASISIDDDGKVQFVEEIHGDSISNVLSYVEYQPQELIQRFRSRAEAAFSQGSISATERQEMLRLYRESMQGYTYFEV, from the coding sequence TTGATAAACCAGGCATCTGAATCACGTTCGCAGTCGACAGAATCGCTTTCCGCAAAAAGTCGATCTGAATCCGCCAGTTCATGGACCCTGGAGCGTTCCCGTCAGCTTTACGGCGTGAAACGTTGGGGGTTGGACTATTTCGGGGTCGGAGCCGACGGATTCGTTTCGGTGACGGTGCCAACGTCTTCCGGTCAGAAAACGGTCTCGATGCAGGACGTGATCGCCGGGCTTGCCGATCGCGAGCTGTCGATGCCGGTCATGTTGCGGATCGAAAATCTGATTAGCGATCGGGTCGTGAAGCTCAACGAAGGCTTCCGTGACGCGATCTCGACTTCCGGATACAACGGAGTCTACAAGTCTGTTTTCCCTATCAAAGTGAATCAGCAAAAACACGTTGTCGATTCGATCGCGGCCGCTGGCGATCCGTTTCAACATGGATTCGAAGCCGGCAGCAAGCCCGAGTTGATGGTGGCGCTGGCGACAACGCCGTCACCCGAGAGCCTGATCGTTTGCAATGGCTATAAAGATGAGGAGTTTCTGGACCTTGGTTTGCAGGCCAGACGTTTGGGCTACCAGATCTTTTTCGTCATCGAGTCGCTGGCAGAATTGGCGCTGATTATACGCAAAGCCAAAAAGTGGAATGTCGAGCCGTTGGTTGGTTGTCGCATCAAGCTTTCGACGAAAGTCGACGGGCACTGGGCGGACGACAGCGGTGACCGAAGTCTGTTTGGTCTGACTGCCCGAGAGACGATCGCGGCGGTCGACATGCTGAAGCAGGCCGACATGCTGAAATGTTTGCAGATGTTGCACTTTCATCTCGGCAGCCAGCTAACAAATATCCGCAACGTGCGAGATGGAGTTCGAGAAGCATGTCGCTACTACATCGGTTTGGTCGACGTTGGGGCGCCGATGGGCTATCTCGATCTCGGCGGCGGCCTGGCGGTGGATTATGACGGAACGTTCAGCACCCAGCCGTACAGTCGCAACTATGATCTGAATGAGTATTGCGTTGATGTGGTTGAATCCGTGATGAACTCAATGGATCAACACCAGATCCCGCATCCGGTCTTGGTCAGCGAGTCGGGACGTTGGACGGTGGCGCCGACCTCGGTGCTGTTGTTCAATGTGCTTTCGGTGACCGATTTCGAACCGATGCCGATCGAGTCCGAAGCCGATCAGGAGTTTTGTCAGCCAATCGGAGATCTGTTTGACGCAATGGAGAACTTGCATGTTCGACGTGTGCAAGAGAACTTCAATGACGCAAACTACTATCGCGATCAGCTTCGCGAGCTGTTTCGTAGTGGCCGAATTCAGTTGCGAGAGTTGGCTTTTGGCGAAAACCTTTATCTTTCGATTCTGAATCGAATCGCGTTCGAGATTTTGCCGCAGTTGAGCCGAGTGCCTGCAGAGTTGACTTCGCTGCACGATCAACTGGCTGATATTTACTACGGGAACTTCAGCGTATTTCAGTCTTTGCCGGACGCGTGGGCGATTGAGCAGATCTTTCCGACGATGCCAATCCATCGACTTGATGAGGAACCGACGCGTACTGCGATCATTGCCGATCTGACCTGTGACTGCGACGGTAAACTGGACCGGTTCACGGACGAAGTTGGCGAACCGAGTCGAACATTGAAGTTGCATCCGCTCAAGAACGATCAGCCGTATTACCTAGGCGTTTTTCTGGTCGGCGCGTATCAGGAAACGCTTGGAGATTTGCACAACCTTTTTGGCGATACCAATGTCGCCAGCATTTCCATTGACGACGATGGCAAAGTTCAATTCGTCGAAGAAATCCACGGCGACAGTATTTCGAACGTGCTCAGTTACGTCGAATACCAGCCGCAAGAGTTGATCCAGCGATTCCGGTCGCGAGCCGAAGCAGCGTTTTCGCAAGGTTCAATTTCCGCGACGGAACGCCAGGAAATGTTGCGGCTGTATCGCGAGAGCATGCAGGGCTATACGTACTTTGAAGTCTGA